In the Enterococcus rotai genome, ATTTTTAAAAGTTTCACGAATTATTAAAAGAAGACCTGTAGCCAAAGAAGTAGCAGACAAAGGCCGGATTCAGATCAATGGTATCCTAGCGAAATCATCAAGTAATGTCAAAATTGGCGATCAAGTCAAAATTCAATTTGGTAATAAAATCTTAGAAATCGAAGTTCTTGAACTTCGTGATTCAACGAAAAAAGAAGATGCAGAAAAGATGTATCAGGTTGTTTCAGAGAAAAGAGTCGAAAATAGTGATAATTTAGATTAGACAAGCTTCTTAGATGTTGGTATAATAAGACAGACAAACCAAAAACGAGTGGAGCGGAAAACATGAGTAAAAAGAAAAAAGACGTGGAAAAAGTTGCTGCCTTAGATAATGAGTATACTAAAGAACAGTATGCCGAATTTCAAAAACAGCAAAAGCAGCTGATTTTCAGACGCCGACGTCTGGCTGTTGTTTTTCTCGTGGCATTTGTGATCTTTATCGTTTCGGGTATCCAGCTAATGCAAGACTATCAACAGTTGAATGCCTTTAAGAAACAGCAGGCAGAAGCCGTAGCTGAGTCAGCAGAAGCGGATAAAAAGTTAAATCGATTGGAACAGGATGTTGCGCTTTTAAGAGATGACGATTATGTGGCGAAGCTTGCTCGTAGCCGTTTTTATGTCTCAAAAGAAGGCGAACAGATTTACAACATTCCAGAGTTAGGCGGAACGACTAGCTC is a window encoding:
- a CDS encoding RNA-binding S4 domain-containing protein — translated: MRLDKFLKVSRIIKRRPVAKEVADKGRIQINGILAKSSSNVKIGDQVKIQFGNKILEIEVLELRDSTKKEDAEKMYQVVSEKRVENSDNLD
- a CDS encoding FtsB family cell division protein, which gives rise to MSKKKKDVEKVAALDNEYTKEQYAEFQKQQKQLIFRRRRLAVVFLVAFVIFIVSGIQLMQDYQQLNAFKKQQAEAVAESAEADKKLNRLEQDVALLRDDDYVAKLARSRFYVSKEGEQIYNIPELGGTTSSSNEQKQSGQESQSQSHSTEKQSGE